ACGAGAGATCAGTGAAAGCAAAAGTCTCCCACCCGCTGTGATTGAGAACGTCGGCGGCAAAATCTTCACGTTCGGCTCCTACCGGCTAGGGGTGCACACCAAGGGCGCCGACATCGACGCGCTGTGCGTGGCGCCGCGGCACGTGGACCGCAGCGACTTCTTCACTTCCTTCTACGACAAGTTGAAACTCCACGAGGAAGTCAAGGACTTACGGGCGGTGGAGGAGGCGTTTGTCCCCGTTATCCGACTGTGTTTTGATGGGATAGAGATTGATATTTTGTTTGCAAGATTAGCACTGCAGACTATTCCAGAAGACTTGGACCTAAGAGATGACAGTCTGCTTAAAAATTTAGATATTAGATGCATAAGAAGCCTTAATGGTTGCCGGGTCACCGATGAAATCTTACATCTAGTACCGAACATTGACAACTTCCGGTTAACCCTCAGAGCTATCAAGCTGTGGGCCAAATGCCACAACATCTACTCCAACATTCTAGGGTTCCTGGGAGGCGTCTCCTGGGCCATGCTTGTAGCAAGAACCTGCCAGCTGTATCCAAACGCAGTGGCATCCACGCTTGTACGTAAATTTTTCTTAGTGTTTTCTGAATGGGAGTGGCCAAACCCAGTGCTACTGAAAGAGCCTGAAGAGCAAAACCTTAATCTGCCTGTATGGGACCCAAGAGTAAACCCCAGCGACAGGTACCACCTGATGCCTATAATCACACCGGCGTACCCACAGCAGAACTCCACCTACAACGTGTCTGTGTCCACAAGGATGGTCATGATCGAGGAGTTTAAACAAGGTCTTGCTATCACACATGAGATCTTGCTGAGTAAGGCAGAGTGGTCCAAACTGTTTGAAGCTCCAAGCTTCTTTCAAAAGTATAAGCATTATATTGTACTTCTAGCAAGTGCACCAACAGAAAAGCAGCGTCTAGAATGGGTGGGCTTGGTGGAATCAAAGATCCGAATCCTGGTGGGCAGCTTGGAGAAGAATGAATTTATTACACTGGCTCATGTGAATCCTCAGTCATTTCCAGCACCCAAAGGAAATCCTGACAAGGAAGAATTTTGCACAATGTGGGTGATTGGGTTAGTATTAAAAAAGCCAGAAAATTCTGAAGTTCTCAGTATCGATCTCACCTATGATATCCAGTCTTTCACAGACACAGTTTATAGGCAAGCAATAAATAGTAAGATGTTTGAGATGGATATGAAAATCGATGCAATGCATTTAAGAAGAAAGGAGCTCCACCAGCTACTACCTAATCACgtgcttcagaaaaataaaacacagtcaGTGGAAGATGTCAGATTGACAGCTTTGAATGACAGCAGTCTTGACTCGTCTGCTGACAGTGAAAACAGCGTGTCTGTGCCTTCACCTGCAAGCACTGTGAAGACTGGCCCAGTGACTGGCTCCTCTCAGGGCAGAAACAGTCCTGCTCTGGCTGTAATGGCAGCATCTGCGACCAGCGTACAGGTTACTGAAGTCACCTTGCAGCAAGGGAACCCCAGTGAGAGCCCGGGGGGTGCAAGCGAAAGCGTTCCTCAGACTGCCTCACAAGCAGCCATTTCTCCACCTCCAAAGCCCACGATCACTAGACTTGTTTCTTCAACACTTCTGGTAAACCAtgcccccaggcctgcaggggccgCAGCCACAAACATAGCTAACCCTATAGTAGGCGTCTAGAGGACTGTCTCACCTCACACAGACGGGGGACCGAGGAAGCTACGGTAGAAGAGGAGCGATCTTGTGAAGAGACAGCACAACTCCATGAGGAGTATGCAAACAGTAGCTTCTCTGTTGGCCGCAGGAAACGTCCATAGAAACCTTTCCAATGTCCCCGCTCTCCCTGCAAATCCTATTCCTGTTAACAAGACTTCAATAAAACAGATTGAACTGATAAACACACCATCAAGCTTCCATAAATAATATCTGCCAACTCGATCTGTTGTCTTCAAATGCTAAAGGAGGAGAATGAAGGGTGCCAAACTAGATCAGACTCCAAAGAGATTTAGGCTGACTTGGTAACTCCCTTTGCTGGGCTAATCTTGGTCAGAAGTCCAGGTTAGTACATGAAGCTAGAAGTGCTGCTATTATTGTGTAGATTATTAATGTCTCAGCAACAGTTATGTTAACTATGTCAAAGGACTACTTCCCTTAaagagaaaatgggagaaaaaaccTCCAGCTATCTTTGTACCCGTGACTGACATCTGGACTGCATTTATGTTTGATGCATTGTTGAGGGGAATTTGCCATACAAATTGGTATCAGATATCCTTATATTGATGATGCACTTTATGTGTATGATTAGAAATGAGCACTAATTTCAGAGGTTTCAGCTTGATGAATTTTAGTTTTTTCCTGAAGCATTTTCATTGTTAAGCTCCAAACTGGATATCGCTGTGCAGTGCACTGTACTTCAGACAAAGCAGGAAAGTTAATCTAGCGAAGTTCCTGGGAGGTAGCTGTAGCCCTTGACAGTGAAATGGTAGCTCTCACGGTATATATTTGACATCAAAACAGTAGTTAGTAATTCTTTGGTTTTGATGGGACATGGTCAAGAAGTGACTGTTTTTTTCTGTAGGATTGTTTTATAACGCACACAATCAGCGATCAAACAGCAAACAAAGTCTTGGAGCTGACAGCTCCATGTTCTGTTGTCCTTAATCATCTTTCTTACAACAAGATAGCCTTGTGTCTCCCCACTGCTTTGCTTGTATGCACACGGTATGCTTGTATGTTGTTTAACAAAAAACCCAGAATGCTAGTATTTTCTTAACCATGATATGAAATCAAGTCTTGTGGCCACATGGCACAAAACATGAAATTTTGGTTCCAGGGCTAATATTTTAGTAAAACTTGACTGAAAGTAATGCCCGTGAAACATTAGTCTCAGATGGCCACTTGATCTCTACACATGAGAAATTTTGTGAACTTCACAGGATACCTATTTATGGGGCATTCATGTCCAATTTAAACAGGTAAGCAGAAAGATCTTTTCTCTAAGAATTTTATGCCAATTTTTGTTTACTAAAATCCATCAGTAAATTTtacatctaaaaaataataatttctagcAAGGACTTGACATATAGTTGGCTTTCCACTCTTTTGTTTTATCCTACAAACTATTAGGAacacttttcttttaaagaaaacaccaCTCATGATTATGCAGAACATCCATGTTCAGGAAACGTGAATGACAACAGATATAGATGAATGACAGCTGTCGTAACCTGGACACAGCACCCTGCCAGGTTCTCCATTCGTCCAGTTCTGTCTCCTCCCCTCTCATCTGCGTGCCTCTACCACCTGTGCAGTTTCCACATTAAACTGCAGTTCCTTAAACCCTTTCTCTATCCTTCTGGGTTAATTTTTCCACAGTTGAACtacaatttccttccttttgtctGTGCAGTAATTGAGCCCTTCTTTTCAGCACACAGTGGGCCATTTCACGGCTTAGCCTGTGCAGTCACCAGCGTCCTGCTGCCGTCATGAGTCACGCGTGCCCCGTGCCCAGTGTTTGCAGTAGCTGTGGCATTGGGTGGAAATCGCCAGACACGCATTTAGTCCTGTCTTTGTGTTTACACATTGTTTTACTAAGCCGGGGACTTTTAAATTCTAGTTTCATTACCTGAATATCAGACTATTTTTCTCATATGTATGTAGTGTCTCATGACTGGAGTTTGCTTTGTCCTATCGCACCTGTACTTGTATTGTTTCAAGTGCTATTTTGAAAACAGATGATGTATTTCTCCActgaaaacacaataaaaataaacagcaaagaAGTTAGTAAAGGGGTCTAAACCTGGCATTACCAGTGCGGATGTTCTTACATTGCTCGGAGCAGGGTGAAGCCGCTGAGGAGCGTTCTGACTATGAACTCTAGAATTCATGTGATACTATTAGGGGAATTATGAAAAGGCCAAAACTTCAAATCCGTAAAGGTAAAAATTGGAGTTTAAAAGTCTTAATCcaaaagaaggcaggaaagaaaggggggggcacataaaaaataatataaaaagaatacaATCTTAGGTGGTGGAAATGAAACCAAATATCTGTCACTGTGTATAATAAATGGAGCAAACTTCCTGACTAAAAGAGATGGTCAGATTCCATGGAAAAACAAAGCCAGCTGCgtgctgtttttctttctttttattttattttattatttttttctttttttatatatgagAGACACACACCCAAAATGTAAGACATAAGAGAATGGAAAGAAGAAATACTGATGAAAAGAAGCTGTTATGTAACAATATCATCCAAACAGatttcaaagcaaaaaaaatgaCTAGGGACAAaaggaccagtgcatgaatgaCAGAAGAAAACACGCCGGGAAATGAGTGAGTGAACACCGGCCTGCACTCGTCAGCCTCAACATAAGGTAACAAAGATAAACAAACTGTCAGCGCCACAGAGGGTTTCTAAACAACGCTTTCATTAATGGCATCAAGACGACAAGAAGGGAACCGGTTTGGAGCCGACTGGCAAACCTTTTCTGTAGCGCTCGGCCGGAGCGTGAGTACTTTGTGCTTTGTGCAGCCCCTCGGTCTCtgtcccaaccactcgcctgcctctGGGGTGAAGGCGGCCCTGGACAGTGTGCAGACAGGCGGCCAGGCTGGGTTTCTCCCTGCTCCTGGCTGGGGTTTGTCACCCCTTACCTAGTGGACATTTATGGTAGCGCCCGCCACCCAGCATTTGGAGTGCGTATTATTCTcaaactaggggtccagtgcatgaattcatgcaccttggaactgtgggctgtgaggctgcggtgggcatagGGGCAggcctcagcccatcctctgtgcccctgtctGGCCCCTCCGGCTGCGGTCCCCAGTCCCCtttctgctggcagccccgctcccaccgctgctgccactcccatgcacGGATGGTGCTggcgctgcttgcacccactggcGGCGTGGAGCAACTGGGGCTGCcgtcagcagtgggtgcgagtggggccggtgccgAGCCATCAGGACTGGCGccgggcgccagcagcaggtgtgagcgccggcTGGGACTGcggtgcgtgggagcaaagaattttcagtaaccaccggaGGCTTGCCCGCTGATAGTGACCCGTGCTCCGccctggtctggtgcccccgctcacctccaccatcccgccacggccgacacctgccatgttccgcgcgcACCCCcgatggtcagcgcatgtcatagtgaccggttgttcggttgttccgccgttggtctatttgcatattagggttttatacatatagataagcATTGGGCATGTGCAAAAATTAACCCTGTGCTAGATCAGAAAGTAGGACAACATCTTTCAAAGCATCAGCTTCACAAAACATGTTCTGTGATTCCAGGAGACACAGCAAACTCCCACCATGAAGAAAGGCTGAGGGACAGAGTCCCTTCACTGTGTcaaataatgaacaaaaagacGCTCAGCCACATTAGTAGTAAGGAAACTACAAACTAAGATGCAGAGATATTTCTTAAAGTTCAGTGATCAGCGTGGCGAGGCTGAGGAGCGGTGGGGACGCCGACACAGCGATGACGAGGGTGCGAGTCGCTTTGATCCCTTTGGGAGATGGTTGGGTCTTGTCTGGTGCCATTGACGTGCCCACTCCCTGTGTTCCATCTATTCTGTGAGCAGGTCTCTGCCCCCAGGCTGTGGGCACTGATGGGCTTCATCTAACTGGTCCCTTTCTCCCTCGAGGTGGCCTGAGTGTGTGGGTCACCTCGGTAGCCCTGTCCGAACTCTGCACACCCTCCAGTGTGCCATGTGAATATCCCAGTTCTCCCTCTATGTCATGGGTCAGAATAGTTGGGGAGACCGCTGCCCGAGTCACCAGGAGAGTCTGTAGCGTGTTCTGTAATAGTTAAAGCTGAAGTACCCCACAGATGCATACATGGGGCTGACACAGGGTGTGGCGTGCAGTAGACAATGGAAAGCAGAGAGATTCAATGGACCGTAGTTACATGATCGACGTGGAGTCAGCTCATAATGTGGAGGGAAACAGGAAATTGCAGAAAAGAGTGTGGGTATAATGGACACACGGTTTAATTTAGGGTTACAGGATGCATGGCGTAGCTGTAGCTGCAAAGCAAGGGGATGCGAAGCACGGACTCCAGCCGGGTTCTCTCGGTGGGGGAGAGGCGGGAGAGGCAGGGGTGCAGCTGTGAGCACGCAGCCAGACTGCAGTGCCCACTCTCTCGGGGCGGGGGGCGTGAAGTGGTGTTCATTTTGTCCTTAGTCTGAGTTACAAATGTGTTCATGTGTGCGAActattttatctataataatagaagcataatgTGCTAAATAGACTGGACggccgaacaaccttccggatgaccttctggacgaagctggggctgcgagggccaaggcagacaGCAGCGacgggccgagccccttgcacaaatttcgt
The sequence above is a segment of the Myotis daubentonii chromosome 5, mMyoDau2.1, whole genome shotgun sequence genome. Coding sequences within it:
- the PAPOLB gene encoding poly(A) polymerase beta, which encodes MPFPATTPGSQPTPPPPRLYGISSPISLAAPKETDCELTQKLIETLKPFGVLEEEEELQRRILILEKLNNLVKEWIREISESKSLPPAVIENVGGKIFTFGSYRLGVHTKGADIDALCVAPRHVDRSDFFTSFYDKLKLHEEVKDLRAVEEAFVPVIRLCFDGIEIDILFARLALQTIPEDLDLRDDSLLKNLDIRCIRSLNGCRVTDEILHLVPNIDNFRLTLRAIKLWAKCHNIYSNILGFLGGVSWAMLVARTCQLYPNAVASTLVRKFFLVFSEWEWPNPVLLKEPEEQNLNLPVWDPRVNPSDRYHLMPIITPAYPQQNSTYNVSVSTRMVMIEEFKQGLAITHEILLSKAEWSKLFEAPSFFQKYKHYIVLLASAPTEKQRLEWVGLVESKIRILVGSLEKNEFITLAHVNPQSFPAPKGNPDKEEFCTMWVIGLVLKKPENSEVLSIDLTYDIQSFTDTVYRQAINSKMFEMDMKIDAMHLRRKELHQLLPNHVLQKNKTQSVEDVRLTALNDSSLDSSADSENSVSVPSPASTVKTGPVTGSSQGRNSPALAVMAASATSVQVTEVTLQQGNPSESPGGASESVPQTASQAAISPPPKPTITRLVSSTLLVNHAPRPAGAAATNIANPIVGV